The following coding sequences lie in one Terriglobia bacterium genomic window:
- a CDS encoding carboxypeptidase regulatory-like domain-containing protein, whose translation MKHYAFRIIFALIVIAAVSCPGFAQGGVSSALTGTVVDQSGAVIPGAEVAVKNDNTGAEYKAITADNGTFLIPSLSAGSYTATVSVPNFKQSITKNIVLVVGVPTTVRIVLQVGGSTETVTVVAGAEIIQTASATISTTLSTTQIAQLPLATRNALDFLVLLPGVNTTGSSRNATFMGLPNSTLHITVDGVPTQDQNYMGQYGGDGFYSMITPRPDSMQEVTVSTAASGADATGAGAVQIRFVTRSGNNDYHGSLYDYERNTAFNSNYWFTNRDAAAVYWGDGPNHGQKCTQQQLATEFDNCKAPRSRFILHQAGGRFGGPISIPKLFSGKDKAFFFLNLETFRLPNSSTRSNQIYSPAMEQGIYSYVYKQTGQPDQVKTANLLSIAQAFGQTSTMDPTVQKLITDIRNSTTTTGGILSYPTVADPNYQSYIWQSKGLETRNYMTTRFDFNLTNKHRVELSWNGETRTRNPDYLNSRGWRYPGFPSYGRVDQNRGAISYALRSTITPRLVNEARGGILLGSTLFNPNASSGDFSGSSQGVGNLGGFNWTPYNITGVIAVTQPSRRNGPVKSVDDTLTWTKGSHSMSFGGSFMHIGSWEWWQSLAPSAGFGLNSTYDPAYLMFDTVNGPKNFPNANSSQYGTAGTIYASLTARVTSIGASAIINEKTNQYTYIGPYTERARQREMGIFAQDSWRMFPNFTLNYGLRWEVQFPWTPLNNGFSWASPAEAWGPSGIGNIFKPGATGGKPTLLYQFQPGTHAYNVDYKSFAPSVGFAWSPKATGFLKKIVGESSQTVIRSGFAIAYNRMGMFDYEDYLFASNPGGTIDASRSQNLGNLISGVGTDTWPLLFSQKSRLGPPPFAATPTWPLKPAITDSINAIATDIRTPYTMSWTFGLQREITKDTALEVRYVATRNLQTYFQRNLNEYNIVENGWLQEFRLAQQNLYANRAAGKGSTFRYDASVPGTSPLPITLAFLGGKLDPNNSANYTSAVLGSSQYSFFTNSTNVNSYLNNYSPNAGSLASSLYGDPARRANAVAAGLPANEFIVNPDVLSGGTYIYMNGGGNIYDSMVVELRRRLSKGLLVQANYTWAKAFSRTIISWRAPWQKDLGATLPHAFKVNWVYELPFGSGQMLFAGAPKVVDRVIGGWQLQGTSRIQSGNLYDFGNVIVVGMTDQQLADVVGLRFDDAKRILYYVPQDIIDQTYKAYSFDVGGFTSGAPSGRYIAPAGAANGGNCVQVVAGDCAPRHHYVRGPGFMRFDLSLVKQIRFTESKNFELRAEFLNAFNNINFAGATCASSSLSCGQVTSAYTDSSNQQDPGGRLIQIVMRINF comes from the coding sequence ATGAAACATTATGCATTCAGGATCATTTTCGCACTGATCGTGATTGCGGCGGTGAGCTGCCCGGGCTTCGCGCAGGGCGGTGTGAGTTCAGCGCTGACAGGAACGGTCGTAGATCAGTCCGGCGCCGTGATTCCAGGTGCGGAGGTTGCGGTCAAGAACGACAACACCGGCGCCGAGTATAAGGCAATCACTGCGGACAACGGGACTTTCCTGATTCCGTCCCTGAGCGCCGGCAGCTACACTGCCACCGTTTCGGTGCCCAACTTCAAGCAATCGATCACGAAAAACATCGTCCTGGTCGTAGGTGTGCCCACTACGGTCAGGATCGTTCTCCAGGTCGGCGGCAGCACCGAGACCGTAACGGTAGTCGCGGGCGCGGAGATCATACAGACGGCCTCGGCAACGATTTCGACGACGCTGTCAACTACTCAAATCGCCCAGTTGCCGCTGGCCACGCGCAATGCCCTGGACTTCCTGGTATTGCTGCCGGGTGTGAACACGACGGGAAGCTCGCGCAACGCCACCTTTATGGGCCTGCCGAATTCGACGCTGCATATCACCGTGGATGGCGTTCCCACGCAGGATCAAAACTACATGGGGCAATATGGCGGAGACGGCTTCTATTCCATGATTACTCCTCGGCCGGACTCCATGCAGGAAGTGACCGTTTCCACGGCGGCCTCCGGTGCGGATGCCACGGGCGCCGGAGCAGTCCAGATCAGGTTTGTCACCCGCTCGGGGAACAACGACTACCACGGCAGCCTCTATGACTATGAACGCAACACGGCGTTCAACTCCAACTACTGGTTCACAAACCGTGACGCCGCGGCCGTCTACTGGGGTGACGGCCCCAACCATGGCCAGAAATGCACCCAGCAGCAACTCGCCACCGAGTTTGACAACTGCAAAGCGCCGCGCAGCCGGTTCATTTTGCATCAGGCCGGCGGTCGCTTCGGCGGGCCGATTTCCATTCCGAAGCTCTTCTCCGGTAAGGACAAGGCTTTTTTCTTCCTCAACCTCGAAACCTTCCGTTTGCCTAACTCGTCGACTCGGAGCAATCAAATCTATTCTCCAGCGATGGAACAGGGCATCTACTCTTATGTCTACAAGCAGACCGGCCAGCCCGACCAGGTGAAGACGGCTAACCTCCTCTCCATCGCACAGGCTTTTGGCCAGACATCAACCATGGACCCGACGGTGCAGAAGCTCATCACCGACATCCGCAACTCAACGACGACAACAGGAGGCATTCTCTCGTATCCGACGGTTGCGGATCCTAATTATCAGAGCTACATCTGGCAGAGTAAGGGGCTGGAGACGCGCAACTACATGACGACCCGCTTCGACTTCAACCTGACCAATAAGCACAGGGTTGAACTGAGCTGGAATGGTGAAACAAGAACCAGAAATCCCGACTATCTCAATAGCAGAGGATGGCGCTATCCCGGTTTCCCCAGCTACGGGAGGGTGGACCAAAACCGGGGTGCGATTTCCTATGCGCTGCGCTCCACGATCACTCCCCGGCTTGTGAATGAAGCTCGCGGCGGCATTCTCCTTGGGTCAACGCTTTTCAATCCGAATGCATCCTCCGGGGATTTCTCTGGAAGCAGTCAAGGGGTCGGCAACCTTGGCGGATTTAACTGGACCCCCTACAACATCACTGGCGTTATCGCCGTCACGCAACCGAGCCGCCGCAACGGGCCGGTCAAGTCGGTTGACGATACCTTGACCTGGACGAAGGGTTCGCACAGCATGAGCTTCGGAGGTTCGTTCATGCACATAGGCAGCTGGGAGTGGTGGCAGTCATTAGCGCCTTCGGCCGGCTTCGGCCTGAATTCCACCTACGATCCTGCTTACCTCATGTTTGATACGGTCAACGGGCCGAAGAACTTCCCCAATGCGAATTCAAGCCAGTACGGCACTGCCGGCACGATTTACGCGTCTCTGACGGCACGCGTTACCTCAATCGGCGCCAGCGCGATCATCAATGAGAAAACCAACCAGTACACCTACATCGGGCCGTATACAGAGCGCGCGCGCCAGCGTGAGATGGGGATCTTCGCGCAGGACTCCTGGCGTATGTTTCCCAACTTCACGCTGAACTACGGGTTGCGTTGGGAGGTGCAGTTCCCATGGACGCCGCTCAACAATGGGTTCAGCTGGGCTTCACCTGCGGAAGCCTGGGGGCCCTCCGGCATCGGCAATATTTTCAAGCCGGGTGCAACCGGCGGCAAGCCGACGCTGCTCTACCAATTTCAGCCGGGAACCCATGCCTACAACGTCGACTACAAGAGCTTCGCTCCGAGTGTAGGCTTTGCCTGGAGTCCGAAGGCTACGGGCTTTCTGAAGAAAATCGTCGGCGAGAGTTCCCAGACGGTTATCCGCAGCGGTTTTGCCATTGCTTACAACCGCATGGGGATGTTCGATTATGAGGATTATTTGTTTGCCTCTAATCCCGGCGGAACCATCGATGCCTCACGCAGCCAGAACCTTGGCAATCTGATCAGCGGCGTTGGCACAGATACGTGGCCGCTCCTGTTCAGTCAAAAAAGCCGGCTCGGCCCGCCTCCATTCGCCGCCACGCCAACCTGGCCGCTTAAGCCGGCGATCACCGATTCGATCAACGCGATCGCCACGGACATCCGCACGCCCTATACCATGTCTTGGACGTTCGGGCTTCAGCGTGAAATCACGAAGGACACGGCGTTAGAGGTGCGGTATGTGGCCACACGCAACCTGCAGACATATTTCCAGCGCAATCTGAACGAGTACAACATCGTGGAGAACGGCTGGCTACAGGAGTTCCGTCTGGCGCAGCAGAACCTGTATGCGAACAGGGCAGCAGGCAAAGGGAGTACCTTCCGCTACGACGCCTCGGTTCCCGGCACATCACCTTTGCCGATTACTCTGGCGTTCCTGGGCGGTAAGCTGGACCCGAACAACTCAGCCAATTACACCTCCGCAGTGCTGGGAAGCTCGCAGTATAGCTTCTTCACCAACTCAACTAACGTGAATAGCTACCTGAATAACTATAGCCCTAACGCCGGAAGCCTGGCGAGCTCTCTCTACGGCGATCCCGCGCGGCGGGCAAATGCAGTGGCTGCAGGCTTGCCGGCCAATGAGTTCATCGTGAATCCGGACGTGCTGAGTGGCGGCACCTATATTTACATGAATGGCGGCGGCAACATCTATGACTCGATGGTCGTGGAGCTGCGCCGCCGTCTATCCAAGGGGCTGCTGGTTCAGGCGAACTACACCTGGGCGAAAGCCTTTAGCCGGACCATCATCTCCTGGCGCGCGCCATGGCAAAAGGACCTGGGCGCCACCTTGCCGCACGCCTTCAAAGTCAACTGGGTCTATGAGTTGCCTTTTGGAAGCGGCCAGATGCTGTTCGCCGGCGCTCCCAAAGTGGTCGATCGGGTCATCGGCGGCTGGCAACTCCAGGGCACGAGCCGGATTCAAAGCGGCAACCTGTATGATTTTGGCAACGTCATCGTGGTGGGCATGACGGACCAGCAACTCGCGGATGTTGTGGGCCTGCGGTTTGATGATGCCAAGAGGATACTATATTACGTGCCCCAGGACATCATCGACCAGACGTACAAGGCTTACAGCTTTGACGTCGGCGGGTTTACTTCAGGCGCGCCGTCGGGACGTTACATTGCACCAGCCGGCGCCGCGAATGGCGGCAATTGCGTTCAGGTTGTAGCCGGGGATTGTGCCCCACGGCACCATTACGTCAGAGGACCCGGCTTCATGCGCTTTGACCTGAGCCTGGTGAAGCAGATCAGGTTCACCGAGTCGAAGAACTTCGAGCTCCGTGCGGAGTTTCTGAACGCCTTCAATAACATCAACTTTGCCGGCGCGACCTGCGCCAGCTCCAGCTTAAGCTGCGGCCAGGTTACGTCGGCTTATACCGACAGCAGCAACCAGCAGGATCCGGGCGGACGACTGATTCAGATCGTCATGCGCATCAACTTCTAA
- the radA gene encoding DNA repair protein RadA, whose protein sequence is MSRTPSVFECQSCGYASPKWLGRCPDCGSWNSFAEEKPKTVSGKSRPGSAAKPIRLSEVSTSDAPRIITSNTEFDRVLGGGLVPGSLVLLGGEPGIGKSTLLLQIAQSLQKKGRRVLYVSGEESAQQIKMRAERLGSEDAGEIYLLAESCLETILAAVAEVCPTDVVVDSVQTTFSEALDSAPGSISQVRHVAAEFLALAKTENIPVFLIGHVTKDGSIAGPKALEHIADTVLYFEGERHHNHRIVRAVKNRFGAANEVGVFEMTGRGLMPVQNPSDLFLREREEAAPGSAVACAMEGTRPILVEIQALVLATQYGTARRTATGLDYNRISLLVAMLQKRMDIPVMGCDIYVNAAGGLQVDEPASDLALFAAILSSFRNRPLPPQTVLIGELGLSGEVRPVSQAHLRVREAAAMGFRRCILPAGNLPLHDPVEKVELTPLRTVLDLSDAIFDS, encoded by the coding sequence ATGTCGAGGACTCCGTCGGTATTTGAGTGTCAGTCGTGCGGCTATGCTTCCCCCAAGTGGCTCGGGCGCTGCCCGGACTGCGGCAGCTGGAATTCGTTCGCGGAGGAGAAACCGAAAACCGTCTCAGGGAAGAGCCGGCCCGGCTCAGCCGCAAAGCCGATCCGCCTGAGCGAGGTCTCCACTTCCGACGCCCCTAGAATTATCACCTCCAACACCGAGTTCGATCGCGTTCTCGGCGGCGGCCTTGTCCCCGGATCGCTGGTTCTGCTGGGCGGTGAGCCGGGTATTGGGAAGTCAACCCTCCTGCTTCAGATCGCGCAATCCCTCCAGAAGAAAGGACGCCGCGTCCTTTATGTGTCGGGGGAAGAGTCAGCCCAGCAGATCAAGATGCGCGCCGAGCGCCTCGGCTCGGAAGATGCCGGTGAGATTTACCTCCTGGCGGAATCCTGCCTCGAGACGATACTGGCGGCGGTTGCCGAGGTGTGTCCTACGGACGTGGTCGTCGATTCGGTGCAGACAACGTTTTCCGAAGCGCTCGATTCGGCTCCGGGGAGCATCAGCCAGGTGCGCCATGTTGCTGCCGAGTTTTTGGCCCTGGCCAAGACGGAAAACATCCCCGTGTTTCTGATTGGGCACGTGACCAAGGACGGAAGCATTGCGGGGCCCAAGGCGCTTGAGCACATCGCCGACACGGTTCTGTATTTTGAAGGGGAGCGCCACCACAACCACCGGATCGTGCGGGCCGTCAAAAACAGATTCGGCGCGGCCAACGAAGTCGGGGTCTTCGAAATGACGGGCCGGGGATTGATGCCGGTGCAAAATCCCTCGGATCTGTTCCTGCGGGAACGGGAAGAGGCGGCGCCCGGAAGCGCTGTAGCGTGCGCCATGGAAGGGACACGCCCGATCCTGGTCGAGATCCAGGCTCTGGTGCTGGCCACTCAGTACGGGACTGCGCGGCGCACGGCCACCGGCCTCGATTACAATCGCATTTCCTTGCTGGTCGCCATGCTTCAAAAGAGGATGGACATCCCGGTGATGGGCTGCGACATATACGTGAACGCGGCCGGCGGGCTGCAAGTTGATGAGCCGGCTTCGGATCTCGCGCTTTTTGCAGCCATTCTCAGCAGCTTCCGCAACCGCCCGCTTCCTCCACAGACGGTACTCATCGGAGAATTGGGGCTCTCCGGAGAGGTACGCCCCGTCAGCCAGGCGCATCTGCGCGTGCGCGAGGCGGCTGCGATGGGCTTCCGCCGCTGCATCCTGCCCGCAGGCAACCTCCCGCTCCATGATCCAGTGGAGAAGGTCGAACTGACGCCCCTGCGCACCGTTTTGGACCTGTCGGATGCTATCTTTGATTCCTAG